A window of the Dictyostelium discoideum AX4 chromosome 4 chromosome, whole genome shotgun sequence genome harbors these coding sequences:
- a CDS encoding SET domain-containing protein: MENNNNNNKNDNEINFKKIEINETLESGKFIESKIDMKLGELIIKVQSPMCFSFHKHLVNQFCFNCFSNSHEINNAKFNKFKVDINKNYIIRCNNCKLIYFCSDECFEKVMSIESFQDSTSTNIHTPLECLILSNYHDQTISPKINTLHDQTENRMIINYLSKIAYSTNNNNKFKLLLIEMNQLIGDFNNDNNNQTLSLNEIKNIKNKSFNLRKLFNNFFFNIDKVIIEELYAKSQRNSFGLWKNSDECFGLSMYGNQTIYNNNNDKDDNISISYFNHSCFPNCVRVQENQSISIYSLIPIKKGDELSISYIDIRMSKNDRLLHLKEIYYFECKCKRCTLPPLSNLSLEIEKTIENYTCKNQSIKCTGILYLPPFNKIQRICNFCHWKEPINN, from the coding sequence atggaaaataataataataataataaaaatgataatgaaattaattttaaaaaaattgaaattaatgaaacatTAGAAAGTGGTAAATTTATTGAAAGTAAAATTGATATGAAACTTGgtgaattaattataaaagtCCAATCACCAATGTGTTTTAGTTTTCATAAACATTTAGTTAAccaattttgttttaattgtttttcaaattctcATGAAATCAACAAtgcaaaatttaataaatttaaagttgatattaataaaaactataTAATTAGatgtaataattgtaaattaatttatttttgttcaGATGAATGTTTTGAAAAAGTAATGTCAATAGAATCATTTCAAGATTCAACCTCAACAAATATTCATACACCATTAgaatgtttaattttatcaaattatcATGACCAAACCATATCTCCGAAAATAAATACATTACATGATCAAACTGAAAATAGAatgattataaattatttatcaaaaattgcatattcaactaataataataataaatttaaattattattaattgaaatgaaTCAACTTATtggtgattttaataatgataataataatcaaacattatcattaaatgaaattaagaatataaaaaataaatcatttaatttaagaaaattatttaataatttcttttttaatattgataaagttATTATTGAAGAATTATATGCAAAATCTCAAAGAAATTCATTTGGACTTTGGAAAAATAGTGATGAATGTTTTGGACTAAGTATGTATGGTAATCAAACaatctataataataataatgataaagatgataatattagtaTATCATATTTTAATCATAGTTGTTTTCCAAATTGTGTTAGAGTACaagaaaatcaatcaataagtatttatagtttaattccaattaaaaaaggtgatgaattatcaatttcatatATTGATATTAGAATGTCAAAAAATGATAGACTTTTACATTTAAaggaaatttattattttgaatgtaAATGTAAAAGATGTACACtaccaccattatcaaatttatcattagaaattgaaaaaacaattgaaaattacaCTTGtaaaaatcaatcaattaaatgtactggtattttatatttaccaCCTTTCAACAAAATTCAaagaatttgtaatttttgtcATTGGAAagaaccaattaataattaa
- a CDS encoding AMMECR1 family protein gives MSRSTSSTKATKEMVAYCFDSLIFHFENKPIYKPKFSNESSPLFVTWKIDNKNYDEPILRGCIGTFAEKNLVEGLHKFALTSALKDSRFSAITKKELTKLHCAVSLLVKFETVDSVWDWEIGTHGIWIEFTDPNTNQSSNSTYLPDVIPEQEWTKEEAIRSLIKKAGYNGKVDDNFFSLIKLTRYQSSKDSLSYSEFLEYKKATSL, from the exons atgaGTCGTTCAACATCTTCAACTAAAGCTACTAAAGAAATGGTTGCCTATTGTTTCGATTCTTTAATATTCCATTTcgaaaataaaccaatttataaaccaaaattttcaaatgaatcaTC accATTATTTGTAACATGGaaaatagataataaaaattatgatGAACCAATTTTAAGAGGGTGTATAGGTACATTTGCAGAGAAGAATTTAGTTGAAGGATTACATAAATTTGCATTAACTAGTGCATTAAAGGATTCAAGATTCTCTGCTATcacaaaaaaagaattaacaaAGTTACATTGTGCCGTATCATTGTTGGTAAAATTTGAAACTGTAGATTCAGTTTGGGATTGGGAAATTGGAACCCATGGAATTTGGATAGAATTTACTGATCCAAATACAAATCaatcttcaaattcaactTATTTACCAGATGTAATACCAGAACAAGAGTGGACAAAAGAAGAGGCAATAagatcattaattaaaaaggCTGGTTACAATGGAAAAGTTGatgataatttcttttccCTAATTAAATTAACTCGTTATCAATCTTCAAAAGATTCATTATCATATTCTGAATTTTTAGAATATAAAAAAGCTACATCattataa
- a CDS encoding equilibrative nucleoside transporter family protein (Similar to ENT) has translation MTNRDEYSPLVDITETSKAPLDKNGLAWICFLILGVGLLFPFNCYVAASDYFSDLYGDSYSFLMSLAYNYIQWLLLFVSIFVMPRFSFKSRTILFLLAGSLILFYMPFNNMIFGRNEKVSMGISLLCTFASGCLASLLFGTVLGLVALFPGEYTGAVMSGNGVAGMIAMALQIITKVSVPATAHGNQESGLIFFFLAGGVLIICLLCFLVLLQLPITKYYLANFEASKLKENGSVNGIESGDGDAKPKKSARQWMGELLNILKKVWREALVVFTVFFTTLSIFPGLTQLIQTSNEHQLSSDWFIIVFFSIFMVGDFIGRTVPKWFIIFTPSNLWIPTFLRLAFFPLFALCIKPLVFNNNAWYFVFMFIFSISNGYCGTLAMIFGPTKAEEHEKEYAGIIMSFFLNFGIWVSTHFAFLLSYLVTGSTGINF, from the exons atgacAAACAGAGATGAATATTCACCATTAGTTGATATAACAGAAACATCAAAAGCACCATTAGataaa aATGGTTTAGCAtggatttgttttttaattttaggtGTTGGATTATTATTCCCATTCAATTGTTATGTAGCAGCATCAGATTATTTTTCAGATTTATATGGTGAttcatattcatttttaatgtCATTAGcatataattatattcaatggttattattatttgtatcgATATTTGTTATGCCAAGATTTTCATTCAAATCACGTacgattttatttttattagcaGGTTCATTGATTTTATTCTATATGCCATTCAATAATATGATATTTGGTAGAAATGAAAAGGTATCAATGGGTATTAGTTTATTGTGTACCTTTGCATCAGGTTGTTTAGCTTCATTGTTGTTTGGTACTGTTTTAGGCTTGGTAGCATTGTTTCCAGGCGAATATACAGGTGCTGTAATGAGTGGTAACGGTGTTGCCGGTATGATTGCAATGGCGTTGCAAATCATTACCAAGGTATCCGTGCCTGCAACTGCACATGGCAATCAAGAGAGTGGCTTgatcttcttctttttggCAGGCGGTGTATTAATCATTTGTTTACTATGTTTCTTGGTTTTATTGCAGTTACCAATTACAAAGTACTATTTAGCAAATTTCGAAGCTTCAAAATTGAAGGAGAATGGTAGTGTCAACGGCATCGAaagtggtgatggtgatgccAAACCAAAGAAATCTGCACGTCAATGGATGGGCGAGCTTTTAAATATCCTCAAAAAGGTTTGGAGAGAGGCATTGGTTGTTTTCACAGTTTTCTTTACTACACTCTCAATTTTCCCTGGCTTAACTCAACTTATTCAAACAAGTAATGAACATCAGTTATCATCCGATTGGTTTATCAttgttttcttttcaatCTTTATGGTTGGTGATTTCATTGGAAGAACCGTTCCAAAAtggtttatcattttcactCCTTCAAATCTTTGGATTCCAACTTTCCTTCGTCTTGCCTTCTTCCCATTATTTGCACTTTGTATTAAACCTTtagtatttaataataatgcttGGTATTTCGtttttatgtttattttttcaatttcaaatggttATTGTGGAA cACTTGCAATGATTTTTGGTCCAACAAAAGCTGAAGAACATGAAAAAGAATATGCAGGAATTATTATG tcattctttttaaattttggtaTTTGGGTATCAACTCATTTTGCATTTTTATTAAGTTATTTAGTAACTGGATCCACTGGtattaatttctaa